The following are encoded together in the Vespa velutina chromosome 3, iVesVel2.1, whole genome shotgun sequence genome:
- the LOC124947730 gene encoding glucose dehydrogenase [FAD, quinone]-like, with protein sequence MIRILKMRLLDFILLLVQYAFAKQVNPPMLNQLGLNYDSFIISNTTGCCGCSFEDTKYMDTLCGGQSAFINLVQNLMMSRCDISDPCRRLGRDDVPNEWYDFIVVGAGVAGPIIARRLSDNAWNRVLLIEAGPEEPTMTAIPGFASSAISSSLDWKYKTEPTRPHPTACLDTGGKCNVPRGKMISGTGAMHGMMYYRGHPEIYNKWAREGNIGWSYDEIEHYFQRAEDPVDPMMLSSFARTVPNGPVKIQHYSHRPAFVSSLLESASELGYRTSGLKEFTQTGFMVAPMTVEKGLRASTPKAYLRPVYNRNNLRVLTNARVLRVLINDYDMKAYGVELVDKKGQRRVIKCNKEVILTAGAMGSPQLLLNSGIGPREELNKFGIRTYKDLPVGQYFINHVSIAVPMTIKDISVETMTMQSVNEFLETRTGDLASTGLTQVTAFLESNYTIPGLPDLQVFFDGFSSYCPKTGMPNECTDGVKEPCPNRRKIVARPTVVIPESRGTVELRSANPLDLPLMYPNYFTNEKDMKVLIEGIKKILQLIDTPTMKKWDLQLDTVKHPLCTNLHFGSDAYWECYIRAKTGPENHQAGTCKMGPATDPDAVVDSQLRVYGVPNIRVADPSIFPYLPNSNPIAAIMMVAEKASNMIINSWKGYMTG encoded by the exons ATGATACGGATTTTAAAAATGCGCCTACTCGATTTTATCTTGCTTTTGGTGCAGTATGCATTCGCTAAACAAGTTAATCCACCGATG CTCAATCAATTGGGCTTAAATTATGACAGCTTCATTATATCAAACACAACAGGATGTTGCGGCTGCAGTTTCGAAGATACAAAATACATGGACACGTTATGCGGAGGCCAATCCGCTTTCATAAATTTAGTTCAGAATCTGATGATGTCGAGATGCGACATTTCTGACCCTTGCCGTCGATTGGGTAGAGACGATGTACCAAACGAATG GTACGACTTCATTGTCGTTGGTGCAGGTGTAGCCGGACCTATTATTGCCAGAAGATTAAGTGACAATGCTTGGAATAGAGTTTTATTGATTGAAGCTGGTCCCGAAGAACCAACCATGACAGCTATTCCAGGATTTGCTTCGAGCGCTATTTCTTCGTCACTAGATTGGAAATATAAAACGGAACCAACGAGACCACATCCAACAGCCTGCTTAG ATACTGGTGGAAAGTGTAATGTACCTAGAGGAAAAATGATCTCAGGTACCGGCGCAATGCACGGCATGATGTATTATCGCGGTCATCCAGAGATCTATAATAAATGGGCACGTGAGGGTAACATTGGATGGTCCTATGATGAAATCGAACACTATTTCCAACGTGCAGAGGATCCGGTTGATCCAATGATGTTAAGTTCATTCGCTCGTACTGTACCCAATGGCCCAGTGAAAATTCAACATTATTCTCATAGACCAGCATTTGTTAGTTCACTTTTAGAATCAGCGTCCGAATTAGGTTATAGAACGTCTGGTTTAAAGGAGTTTACCCAAACTGGTTTCATGGTAGCACCAATGACAGTGGAGAAAGGATTAAGAGCATCAACTCCTAAAGCCTATCTAAGACCTGTatacaatagaaataatcTACGAGTTCTGACTAATGCTCGAGTATTGAGggttttaattaacgattacgATATGAAAGCATACGGTGTCGAACTGGTCGACAAAAAAGGGCAAAGGAGAGTCATCAAGTGTAATAAGGAAGTTATTTTGACGGCTGGTGCCATGGGATCGCCACAGTTACTTCTAAATTCCGGTATTGGGCCAAGAgaggaattaaataaatttggtATTAGAACGTATAAGGATTTACCAGTAGGACAGTATTTTATCAATCACGTGTCCATTGCTGTACCAATGactattaaagatatttcggTAGAAACTATGACCATGCAATCAGTGAACGAATTTCTTGAAACTAGAACCGGTGATTTGGCTAGCACTGGATTAACTCAGGTCACTGCTTTTCTTGAAAGTAACTACACTATTCCTGGTTTACCTGACTTGCAAGTATTCTTCGACGGCTTCAGTTCGTACTGCCCGAAAACAGGAATGCCAAACGAATGCACGGATGGTGTTAAAGAACCTTGCCCCAATAGAAGAAAGATCGTCGCTAGACCGACCGTCGTAATTCCTGAAAGTCGTGGTACCGTAGAACTGCGTAGCGCCAATCCTTTAGATTTGCCTCTAATGTATCCTAATTATTTTAccaatgaaaaagatatgaaagtTTTGATCgaaggtataaaaaaaatacttcagCTCATAGACACCCCGACCATGAAGAAATGGGATCTTCAATTAGATACAGTGAAACATCCACTTTGTACAAA TTTGCACTTCGGCTCGGATGCATATTGGGAATGTTATATACGAGCTAAGACTGGACCGGAGAATCATCAAGCCGGTACCTGCAAAATGGGACCAGCAACTGATCCTGATGCCGTCGTCGATTCGCAATTACGAGTATATGGTGTACCAAACATTCGTGTTGCCGATCCTTCCATATTTCCATATCTACCCAATTCTAATCCAATTGCTGCTATAATGATGGTAGCTGAAAAGGCATCCAATATGATTATCAATTCGTg GAAAGGTTACATGACTGGATAG
- the LOC124947731 gene encoding glucose dehydrogenase [FAD, quinone]-like isoform X2, producing MMTNLAATAASAIQTNILELGIGKLSFIPIIISALTYFNYYLMDPENQPRVTKNLLKEYDFVVVGGGSAGSVVVNRLTENPEWSVLLLEAGGHETEITDVPILSLYLHKSKLDWKYRAQPQDSACQAMNDQRSCWTRGKVLGGSSVLNTMLYIRGNRRDFDQWESFGNPGWGYDDVLPYFKKSQDQRNPYLARNTKYHSTDSPYNTPLGPAYLQAAEEMGYNIVDVNGQQQTGFAFFQYTMRRGARCSAAKAFVRPIKFRKNFHLSLWSHVTRILIDPSTKRAYGVEFIRNGRVETVFAKKEVILSAGAINTPQLLMLSGIGAKNHLEDLGIPVIQDSPGVGQNLQDHIAVGGLTFLIDHKITLVLTRLLNINAALKYAVTENGPLTSSIGLEVVGFISTKYANQTDDWPDIEFLITSATINNSGKLSKNSFCLKDNFYDEAYGEITNRESFHIIPMILRPKSLGYIHLKSKDPHDYPLIYHNYLTDRNDVNVLREGVKAAIAFTETSSLKRLGTRFHSKPLPNCKHLPMFTDEYWECAIRQFTMTIYHMSCTAKMGPRSDPMAVVDPSLKVYGVEGLRVIDASIMPTITSGNINAPVIMIGEKGSDLIKKDWMSRRKRSNETISGSFNQY from the exons ATGATGACGAACCTTGCGGCAACTGCAGCATCCGCGATACAAACGAATATATTAGAGCTCGGTATTGGAAAACTGAGTTTCATACCGATTATAATATCTGCCTTAACTTACttcaattattatctaatgGATCCCGAAAATCAACCACGAGTCacaaaaaatctattaaagGAATACGATTTCGTAGTGGTCGGTGGTGGTTCAGCTGGTAGCGTTGTTGTTAACAGATTAACAGAGAATCCAGAATGGAGTGTACTTCTTTTAGAAGCGGGAGGTCACGAAACCGAGATTACGGACGTACCGATTTTGTCTCTCTATTTACACAAAAGCAAATTGGATTGGAAGTATAGAGCTCAACCACAAGATAGTGCTTGCCAAGCGATGAATGATCAACGTAGTTGTTGGACCCGAGGGAAG GTATTAGGAGGTTCAAGCGTACTTAATACCATGTTGTATATTCGAGGAAATCGTCGTGACTTTGATCAATGGGAAAGCTTTGGTAATCCTGGTTGGGGATACGACGATGTACTCccatattttaaaaagtcaCAGGACCAAAGAAACCCATATTTAGCGCGGAACACCAAATACCATAGCACAG ACTCTCCTTATAATACGCCTCTGGGTCCAGCCTATCTTCAAGCTGCAGAAGAAATGGGTTATAACATCGTGGATGTAAATGGCCAACAACAAACAGGCTTCGCATTCTTTCAATATACAATGCGCAGGGGCGCTAGGTGTAGTGCAGCCAAGGCATTCGTACGTCCCAtcaaatttcgaaagaattttcatCTATCGTTATGGAGCCATGTTACGCGTATTCTCATAGATCCAAGTACCAAAAGAGCATACGGTGTAGAATTTATTAGGAATGGTCGTGTTGAGACGGTATTTGCGAAGAAAGAAGTTATACTTTCGGCAGGTGCTATAAACACTCCTCAATTATTGATGCTGTCTGGAATCGGTGCTAAGAATCACCTCGAAGATCTCGGTATTCCAGTGATTCAAGATTCACCTGGCGTTGGTCAGAATCTTCAAGATCATATAGCCGTTGGTGGTCTAACATTCCTCATCGATCACAAGATCACTTTGGTATTAACTCGTTTGCTAAACATAAACGCAGCATTGAAATATGCAGTTACTGAGAACGGCCCTCTAACTTCGAGTATTGGTCTCGAAGTAGTGGGATTTATATCCACCAAATATGCTAATCAGACGGATGATTGGCCTGATATAGAATTCCTAATTACCTCCGCCACTATAAATAACTCAggtaaattatcaaaaaattctttttgctTAAAGGACAATTTTTACGATGAAGCCTATGGAGAGATTACTAATCGTGAAAGTTTTCATATCATTCCTATGATTCTAAGACCTAAATCTTTAggttatatacatttaaagtCAAAAGATCCACACGATTATCCGTTGATATATCATAACTATCTAACGGATCGTAATGATGTGAATGTTTTGCGAGAAGGAGTCAAAGCAGCAATTGCATTTACTGAAACGAGTAGCCTAAAAAGATTAGGAACAAGATTTCACAGTAAGCCATTGCCAAATTGTAAACATCTTCCAATGTTCACGGATGAATATTGGGAATGTGCAATTCGCCAATTCACAATGACAATTTATCACATGAGCTGTACTGCGAAAATGGGTCCACGATCCGATCCAATGGCGGTCGTAGATCCCTCTTTAAAAGTATATGGAGTAGAAGGACTTCGAGTGATCGATGCTTCGATCATGCCTACGATCACTAGTGGAAATATCAATGCACCTGTGATAATGATTGGTGAAAAAGGTTCGGATCTCATAAAGAAGGATTGGATGTCTAGACGAAAGAGAAGCAATGAGACTATCTCAGGTTCTTTCAAtcaatattag
- the LOC124947731 gene encoding glucose dehydrogenase [FAD, quinone]-like isoform X1, whose product MMTNLAATAASAIQTNILELGIGKLSFIPIIISALTYFNYYLMDPENQPRVTKNLLKEYDFVVVGGGSAGSVVVNRLTENPEWSVLLLEAGGHETEITDVPILSLYLHKSKLDWKYRAQPQDSACQAMNDQRSCWTRGKVLGGSSVLNTMLYIRGNRRDFDQWESFGNPGWGYDDVLPYFKKSQDQRNPYLARNTKYHSTGGYLTIQDSPYNTPLGPAYLQAAEEMGYNIVDVNGQQQTGFAFFQYTMRRGARCSAAKAFVRPIKFRKNFHLSLWSHVTRILIDPSTKRAYGVEFIRNGRVETVFAKKEVILSAGAINTPQLLMLSGIGAKNHLEDLGIPVIQDSPGVGQNLQDHIAVGGLTFLIDHKITLVLTRLLNINAALKYAVTENGPLTSSIGLEVVGFISTKYANQTDDWPDIEFLITSATINNSGKLSKNSFCLKDNFYDEAYGEITNRESFHIIPMILRPKSLGYIHLKSKDPHDYPLIYHNYLTDRNDVNVLREGVKAAIAFTETSSLKRLGTRFHSKPLPNCKHLPMFTDEYWECAIRQFTMTIYHMSCTAKMGPRSDPMAVVDPSLKVYGVEGLRVIDASIMPTITSGNINAPVIMIGEKGSDLIKKDWMSRRKRSNETISGSFNQY is encoded by the exons ATGATGACGAACCTTGCGGCAACTGCAGCATCCGCGATACAAACGAATATATTAGAGCTCGGTATTGGAAAACTGAGTTTCATACCGATTATAATATCTGCCTTAACTTACttcaattattatctaatgGATCCCGAAAATCAACCACGAGTCacaaaaaatctattaaagGAATACGATTTCGTAGTGGTCGGTGGTGGTTCAGCTGGTAGCGTTGTTGTTAACAGATTAACAGAGAATCCAGAATGGAGTGTACTTCTTTTAGAAGCGGGAGGTCACGAAACCGAGATTACGGACGTACCGATTTTGTCTCTCTATTTACACAAAAGCAAATTGGATTGGAAGTATAGAGCTCAACCACAAGATAGTGCTTGCCAAGCGATGAATGATCAACGTAGTTGTTGGACCCGAGGGAAG GTATTAGGAGGTTCAAGCGTACTTAATACCATGTTGTATATTCGAGGAAATCGTCGTGACTTTGATCAATGGGAAAGCTTTGGTAATCCTGGTTGGGGATACGACGATGTACTCccatattttaaaaagtcaCAGGACCAAAGAAACCCATATTTAGCGCGGAACACCAAATACCATAGCACAG GCGGTTATTTAACTATTCAAGACTCTCCTTATAATACGCCTCTGGGTCCAGCCTATCTTCAAGCTGCAGAAGAAATGGGTTATAACATCGTGGATGTAAATGGCCAACAACAAACAGGCTTCGCATTCTTTCAATATACAATGCGCAGGGGCGCTAGGTGTAGTGCAGCCAAGGCATTCGTACGTCCCAtcaaatttcgaaagaattttcatCTATCGTTATGGAGCCATGTTACGCGTATTCTCATAGATCCAAGTACCAAAAGAGCATACGGTGTAGAATTTATTAGGAATGGTCGTGTTGAGACGGTATTTGCGAAGAAAGAAGTTATACTTTCGGCAGGTGCTATAAACACTCCTCAATTATTGATGCTGTCTGGAATCGGTGCTAAGAATCACCTCGAAGATCTCGGTATTCCAGTGATTCAAGATTCACCTGGCGTTGGTCAGAATCTTCAAGATCATATAGCCGTTGGTGGTCTAACATTCCTCATCGATCACAAGATCACTTTGGTATTAACTCGTTTGCTAAACATAAACGCAGCATTGAAATATGCAGTTACTGAGAACGGCCCTCTAACTTCGAGTATTGGTCTCGAAGTAGTGGGATTTATATCCACCAAATATGCTAATCAGACGGATGATTGGCCTGATATAGAATTCCTAATTACCTCCGCCACTATAAATAACTCAggtaaattatcaaaaaattctttttgctTAAAGGACAATTTTTACGATGAAGCCTATGGAGAGATTACTAATCGTGAAAGTTTTCATATCATTCCTATGATTCTAAGACCTAAATCTTTAggttatatacatttaaagtCAAAAGATCCACACGATTATCCGTTGATATATCATAACTATCTAACGGATCGTAATGATGTGAATGTTTTGCGAGAAGGAGTCAAAGCAGCAATTGCATTTACTGAAACGAGTAGCCTAAAAAGATTAGGAACAAGATTTCACAGTAAGCCATTGCCAAATTGTAAACATCTTCCAATGTTCACGGATGAATATTGGGAATGTGCAATTCGCCAATTCACAATGACAATTTATCACATGAGCTGTACTGCGAAAATGGGTCCACGATCCGATCCAATGGCGGTCGTAGATCCCTCTTTAAAAGTATATGGAGTAGAAGGACTTCGAGTGATCGATGCTTCGATCATGCCTACGATCACTAGTGGAAATATCAATGCACCTGTGATAATGATTGGTGAAAAAGGTTCGGATCTCATAAAGAAGGATTGGATGTCTAGACGAAAGAGAAGCAATGAGACTATCTCAGGTTCTTTCAAtcaatattag